Genomic window (Corynebacterium simulans):
TCACCCGCGAGTTTCATGGCCGCAGCTTCGTGGATGATTACGAGTGGATGCGGGATAAAGAATCCGCAGAAACGCTCGATTATCTGCGCGCGGAGAATGCTTATACTGAGCAGGAGACTGCGCACCTTAAAGAGCTGACTGAGAACATCTTCCAGGAAGTAAAGTCGCGTGTGAAGCAAACGGACATGTCCGTGCCTTCGCGCAGGGGCCAGTACTGGTATTACGGCCGCTCTGTCGAGGGCAAGAACTATGGCATTAGCTGCCGCGTTCCGGTGGCCGAAGGTGCTGACCCGTGGACCGCTCCCGTTATTCCAGAAGAAGGCGCTCCTGAGGGCGAGGAAATCCTCCTAGATGCCAATGAGCTAGCAAAAGGCACCGAATTCTTCGCGATGGGCGCCTCCACCGTCTCTGACTCCGGCAACCTGCTGGCTTATTCCGTGGATACCGCTGGCGACGAGCGTTTTTCTCTGGTCATCAAGGACTTGCGTACCGGCGAGCTGCTCTCCGACCGCCTCGAAGGCATCTTCTACGGTGCAGCCTGGGTGGGCGATGACTACATCTTTTACACCACGGTCGATGATGCCTGGCGCCCAGATACCGTCTGGCGCCACAAGGTGGGAACCGAGCAGTCCGAAGACGTGCAGGTCATGTATGAAGCCGACGAGCACTTTAATATCGGCGTCGGCAGTATTCGCAGCGAGAAGTACCTGTTCATCGTCATCGGCTCGAAGCTGACCTCAGAGACCTGGGTGCTGGATCGCACGGACCCGGAAGGCGAATTCCAGGTTCTGTGGCAGCGCGAAGCAGGTGTTGACTACGACGTCGACTATGCCGAGATTGACGGCCAGGCCTATTGGTTTGTCACCCACAACGCATCAGGTCCGAACTTCACCCTGGCCACCACGCCGCTGGCCGTAGGGGAGGACCTCGCACCGCTCCGCGAGCTCGATGTGCTGATTCCGCATCGCGAGGATGTGCGCCTGGAAGGCGTGGATACCTATCGCGACCAGGTCGTCGTAGGCTACCGCCGCGCCGGCATCGGGCGTGCCGCAATCATGGATGTACGCCATGGTTGGTCCGAATTTAAGGAATTAAACTTCAACGAAGAGCTCTACACCGTGAGCGTTGGCGGCAACCCGGAATGGGATGCACCGGTACTGCGGGTGAGCTACACCTCCTTCATCCAGCCTTCGCAGCTTTTCGATTACCGCGTTGAGACTGGCGAGTACACCTTGCTCAAGGAACAAGAAGTCCCGGGCGGTTACAACAAGGATGACTACGTTGCCTACCGCATGTGGACGCAGGCTTCCGACGGCACGCAGATTCCGGTCTCCATCGTGCACCGCGCTGATCTTGACCGCACCAAAGTTAACCCGACGCTTCTCTACGGATACGGCTCTTATGAGGCCAGCATGGACCCGTACTTCTCCGTCTTCCGTCTGTCCTTGATGGATCGCGGCATGATCTTCGCCATGGCGCACGTCCGCGGCGGCGGCGAGATGGGTCGTACCTGGTACGACGACGGCAAGCTTCTGCAGAAAAAGAACACCTTCACAGACTTCATCGCGGTGGCCGATGACCTCATTGCGCGCGGTGTCACCACCGCAGATCAGATGGTGGCGGAAGGCGGCTCCGCCGGTGGCCTGCTGATGGGCGCGGTGGCGAACATGGCCCCGGACCGCTTCACGGCCATCCAGGCCTCTGTGCCCTTCGTGGACCCGCTGACTTCCATCCTGAAGCCGGAGCTACCGCTGACGGTCATCGAGTGGGAAGAGTGGGGCGACCCGTACCACGACCCAGAGGTCTATGACTATATGAAGTCCTATGCGCCTTACGAGAACGTCACTGCGCAGAACTACCCGGACATTTTGGCGATTACCTCGCTAAACGACACTCGCGTGCTCTACGTGGAACCGGCGAAGTGGATTGCCAAGCTGCGTGATACCGCAGCGGGCGGGCAGTTCCTGCTCAAGACGGAGATGGTTGCTGGCCACGGTGGCGTTTCTGGACGCTATGACAAGTGGCGCCAGAATGCCTTCGAATACGCGTGGACCATTAACAAGGCCACGGGGTTGAAAGCTTAGACGCTCCTCGCCGCGCGGACTCGCGGTGGCTGTGCGATAATTGCACTTATGCATGGCCACCTTCTAGTTTCGATTTCTAGCATCTTTTCTGACACGCGGAAGCAAACTAGTAACCTCCTCAAAGAACTAGACCGGGAAGAAATCCCGGTCTCTTTGCTGGTTGCCCCACACATTGATGGCAATTGGCACCTGGCCAAAGATGACAAGACCTTAGGCTTTCTCAAAGAGCAGGAATCCGCGGGTAGGTTACTCATCCTGAATGGCTTCGACCAAGCGGTGCAAGGTCGTCGCGCCGAGTTCGCTAACCTCGACTCGCACGAGGCCAATCTCCGTTTGAAGGGCGCCACGCGGCAGATGGCCAAGCTGGGCTTCGAGTCGAGCATCTTCGCACCTCCACGCTGGCGTATGTCGCCTGGCACCTTGGAGGTCCTACCGAACTTTGCTTTCGACGTCGCGGCCTCCACGCGTGGCATTCACGAGCTGCGTTCCGGCAAGTTCCACCAGACCCGCAACCTGTCCTTCGGCGAGGGCTTCGGTGCTGCAAAGTGGTGGCGCCGCAACATTATTCGCGCAGCTGAGCGCTCCGCGCTGCGCGGCAACACCGTGCGTCTTTCTATCTCTGGCCGCAACCTTAATGACAGGAAAGTGGTCTCTGACTTCATCAAGGCGGTTGACCGCGCCGCGAGCGCCGGCGCGCAGCCCGCGGACTACGGCGTCTTTTTGGCGAAGCGTTAAAAGCCTCCCGCGGAAGTGCACGCCACGCGTGCAAAGCGTGCCCTGAACGCACGCCGAACGCACAAAAGCGTGCACCGAACGCGCAAAAGCGCACAATTTGCCAATTAGACTGCTGAATCCGCGCTAATTCAGGGCATTATATGGCAAATTGTGCGTAAGGGGGAAACGCTCCGGGGAAAGCACCCCGGAGGAGACGCTCCCGGGAGCCTAGAGCTTGAGGAAATCCCGGACCTGCGGTGGCAGGGCGTCGATGAGCTGGGGCGCCAGGAACTTCATCGAACCGCCGAGCAACATTGCGATGCCGGGGACGGCAACCGCAAGGATCAATGCGATGATGCCGCCGGTGCTCGAACCAGAGCTAGAGCCGTTGCTGGAGCTGGAGCCTTTGTTGGTGCCGGGCTTGCTGTCTGGGTTGGTGTCTGGTTCTTCGTCTGGGGTAGCGGCCGCCTCGCCCAGGCTGAAGCCGACCTTGACCGGGTCGTGGTCGGAGGCGCGGAACGGGGAGTCGTCGTAGAAGTCCACGATGTTGTAATTGCGGCGAGAGTACTCAAAGGCCACCGGCTCGTCGGCATTGATGTTCCACACCTGGGCGTCGGTTACCTTGCCAGATGCAACCTCGTTGGCCAGGACGTGGTCGAGAGAACCCAACAGGCCAGAGAACTGGTAAGAGGCATCTGCGTGGAAGTCCTCAGCGGGAACGGTGTAGCCGCTGTCGCGGAAGACATCGATGGCATCGCCGTGGGTATAGGTGTTGAGGTCACCCATCACGAAGGTGGCCTTGTCCTGCCAATCTGGCTGCTTAGCCAGGTGCTCAAGAACGGCTTCGGCCTGTGCCTTGCGCACGTTGGGGTTGTTGCCCTGGCCGTCGCCGGTGTCGGCGTCGCCCTTAACAACGGAACCCTTGGACTTGAAATGGTTGGCCACGGCCACGAAAGTCTCGTCATCCGCGGCGTCGACTGGCGCGAACTCCTGCGCTAGCGGCTCGCGAGCGGTTCCAGTGAAGCGGTCGTCGACGAAGATGCGGGATTCACCAACTGGCATGACGCGTTCCTTTTTATAGATGAACGCGGTGCGGATGACGTCCACGGTGTCCGGCAGCTTCTCCGGGGAGGCCACGTAGGCCCACTTCTCGGAACCAGCGGCCGCGTTGAGCTCGTCTGTCAGGTGCGCCAAGGCTTGGTCACGCTTGGACTTGTCGCCGGTGACGCCGTAGCCGTCTTCGATTTCAGAAAGGGCGATGACGTCGGCATCAAGACCGTTTACGGCCGCGACAATCTTGCGCTGCTGGTTCTCGAAGGCCTCCGCGGTATAAGCACCGCGGGTCGTGCCGCGCTTGACGGTGACCGGGTTGCCGTCCATGTCATCGTAAGAGCTGCCGCCGTATTCCTCGCCAAGGGAGGTGAAGTAGTTCAATACGTTGAAGGCACCAATGGTGTATTCGCCTTCGACGTCGAGTGCGTGCAGTTCCTTTTCGCGGGAGTCTTCCCAGGTAATCGGCAAATCGCTGCCTGCCGTATTGCCCGTTACCGGTGCGGTGGGCTGGTAGCGCCACTGTTCATGGGAGTAACCCACGATGACTGGGTGCTGGAAAGTTACCTGGTCAGTGGTGCGCAAGGATTTGATGGTTTGTGCGTTGTCCTGCGCGATATATGGCAGCGGGGTGGATTGGTCAGACTCGAGGTAGTTTTTCGTACGGCCATCGTCCAGCGTGACCAGCTTGGCGGCGTTGGAAGCGGCAAGTTTCTGTAGGTCGGAGTCTGGGTCAGTCGACGGGTCATAAAGGTCCGACGGCTGGCGGAGTGCCTCCGTGCCCGGCGCCAGGCCTACCTCGCCATACTGGTTGAGCGCGTAGTTGTTGGTCACGGTGTGGGTGCCAGGCAGTACCAGCATGTGCTCGTAGGCCTCACGGGCGACGTCGCCTTCTGGCAGAGTCTCTAGCTCTAGCGCGGTGACTTCTGGCAGGGGAGCATCGAGCTTCTCGACGGCATCTGCGGTTAGCTGGGTGGCATCATAGAACTCCGAGACCTTGCCAGAAACCTGCACGGAATCCCCGAGCTGCGGATAAGCAGACGTTTCCTTGTTACCCATGTAAATAAACAGCGCCGGGGAAGCAGCGGGAGCCTCGCTTCCGGTGCCGCCGGTCTGGATGGTGAAGCCGTTGATGCCGCCCTCGGACCACACGCCAGTGACGACGCCCTTGGTCGTGACGTTCTGGTCTTTAACCGGAGACTGAGCGCCGGTTCCCTGGATTTCTTCGATGCTTAGCTCGCGGCCGGGGTCTGCAGGCTGCGTTGGTTCCTCTGGCTCAGCGGGCGTGGTTGGTTCGTTTCCGGAAGGCGTAGGAGTTGGCGTGCCGACATGGAAATCGGCAGCGTTGTCGTCGGTATCGGTGCCCGCCTCATCGCGAGAGACTGACTCTGCATTGGAGGTGCTTGGGGCAGGGGTGCCTTCTGCCAGCTGGGCGGAACCGTAACCGGCGAGGTCAACCTCGTTGCCGGAGGCGTCGTAAAGCTTGACCGATCCCTTCGAACCGGACAGGTTCAGGGAGGACTCCGCGTCTGGGGTAGGCAGTGGCGTGGAGCCGCCGTTGCCCTGGCCAGCCTGAATCAGGTAGTGCTTGCCAGCCGGAATCGCGCCGCTGAGAGCAGCCTTGCCGCCCGAGTTGCCACCGGCGGAAAAGTACTCGACGGACCAACCATCCAGCGAGACCGCGGCTTCGGTGGGGTTGAAGAGCTCGATGAAGTCGTGGGTAAAGGTCGCACCAGAGTTTCCGCCGCCGCCGTAAACCTCAGAAAGGACCACGGCATCACCTGCGGGGGCTGCATGGGCGGGGACGGTGAGAGTGGAGAAAGTGGAGATGAGCGCGGTCAAAGAAAGCGCGTGGAGAGAACGAGAGCGCATGAGAAACCTTGCAATAGGAGATATATGACCATTTGTTTCTAAGGCACCGCGTCGGGCTTGCCAAGCGTTCATCCCCCAGATGTCTTGGGGGTTTACATGCATGCCCAAAAAGTTTGTCTTGCGGTTCATCGGGTGTTTACGTGGGCTTCGCGGGGCAGGGGCGTGCGAACTGCGCACAATTTGCCAAGCAAGCCCGGAAAATCAGCAAATTTGGGCGCACTATTTGGCAAATTGTGCCCACGCGAGGCGTCGGCGCCAGTAATCCCCCGAACCAAACCACCCCCAACCCGCCGCCCTATAGAATTGGTTCTCGTTCCCCGCGGGAAATACTGTGGGCACTAAGTCGACTACCGAGTTAAAACTTGAGCTGAATGAAACTGGAGGCACGATGGTTCAGCGCGTGTATGTGGAAAATCGCGAGGGCGGGCATGCCGCTGCATTATCGAAGGAGTACGGCGTCAACGTGCGCGTGCTCAATCGCTACGACGTAGAGGGCGCCACCGATTCCGAATTTGCTACCGCGGTCAAGTTGGTTCTTTCAGAACCGCAGGTAGACACTACTTTTCCCACGCTGGACGAGGCTGGAGTTGCAGGCGGGGTTCTCGCCGTTGAACCGCTTCCAGGCCAGTTTGATCAGCGCGCTGATTCCGCGGCACAGTGCATTCAGTTCCTCTTTGAAAAGGAGCGCCCCCGCGTACGCACCGCGGTGGTCTATGCGGTAGATGGTGAGATTCCTGCCGCAATGCGCAAGGATCTGATTAACCCCGTCGAGTCCCGTGAAGCAGCGCTGGAGCTGCCGGAGACTTTGGCATTGCACGTTGATACCCCCGCCGACGTAGAGACCCTTGAGGGTTTCACTGCGCTTTCCGACGCCGCCCTCCCCGAATTCGTCGCATCCCACGGCCTGGCCATGGACGCTGACGACGCCACCTTGATTCGTAACTACTTTGCCTCCGAAGACCGCGAACCCACCATCACCGAGCTCAAGGTGATTGATACCTACTGGTCCGACCACTGCCGCCACACCACCTTCGAGACCGTCCTCGATTCCATTACCTTCAATGAGCCGGCCGTTGAGGCCGCTTACCAGGACTACCTCGCAGCCCGCGAGTCCATCGGCCGCGCTAAGCCGGTGACTTTGATGGACATGGGCACCATCGCTGGTAAGGTGCTGCGTGCCACGGGCAAGCTCGACGCCATGGACGTCTCCGAGGAGATCAACGCCTGCACCGTTCATGTCACCATTACCGTGGATGGCAAGGAAGAGCCGTGGCTGCTGCTGTTTAAGAACGAGACCCACAACCACCCAACCGAAATCGAGCCTTTTGGCGGCGCTGCTACCTGCATCGGTGGCGCAATCCGCGACCCGCTGTCTGGCCGCGGTTATGTCTACGGCGCGATGCGCATCTCCGGCTCCGGTAACCCGCTGGAGACCACCACTCGCGCCGGCAAGCTGCCGCAGAAGACCATTGCCCGCGTGGCAGCTGCCGGAAATTCCTCCTACGGCAACCAGATTGGCTTGGCTACCGGCCTAGTTGATGAGGTCTATCACCCGGGATACGTCGCCAAGCACCTCGAAATGGGTGCGGTAGTGGCGGGCGCACCGGCGGCGAACGTACGTCGCGAAGTTCCGGCGGCGGGTGACCTCGTGGTGCTCGTCGGCGGTGCAACGGGCCGTGACGGTATCGGCGGAGCTACTGGTTCCTCCAAGTCGCACACCGTGGAGTCGCTGACCACCGCGGGCGCGGAGGTGCAGAAGGGTAATGCGCCGGAGGAGCGAAAGCTCCAGCGCCTGTTCCGCAACCCGGAGTTTTCCAAGCTCATCAAGCGCTGTAATGACTTCGGCGCCGGCGGCGTCGCCGTCGCAGTGGGCGAGCTGGCGGATTCGCTGGAGATCAACCTCGATGCGGTCCCGAAGAAGTACGAGGGCCTGAACGGCACCGAGCTGGCTCTGTCCGAGTCCCAGGAGCGCATGGCCACCGTCGTTGAGGCAGGCGACCTCGACAAGCTGATCGCGCTGGCTAACGAGGAGAACCTCAACGCCGTGGTCGTTGCGGAGGTCACTGACTCTGGCCGCATGCGCATGCATTGGCGCGGCAACACCATCGTTGACCTTTCCCGCGAATTCCTAAACACCAACGGCGCCGACAAGCACGTCGACATCGAGGTTGCCCCCGCCGCTGATTGGCGCGGCGCGGCCCGCGAGTGGGCACGCGAGGAAGACTTCTCCGCTTCCTTTATCTCCATGGCGTCCGACCTCAACGTGGCTTCCAAGCAGGGCCTGTCGGAGCGCTTCGACTCCACCGTCGGCGCCGGCACCGTGCTGATGCCTTTCGGCGGTACGCGTCAGGCCACCCCGATCCAGGCCACGGCACACACCCTGCCGGCGCTGGGAGAGACCACCAACTGCTCTGTGATGTCCTGGGGCTATAACCCATACGTCACCGAGGCCAGCCCCTTCCACGGGGCTTACCTCGCGGTGGTGGAGTCGGTGTCCAAGCTGATTGCTACCGGCGCCTCCTTTGATGAGACCTACTTGTCCTTCCAGGAGTACTTCGAGCGCATGGACTCCGCTGCGGCTTGGGGCAAGCCGGCCGCCGCGCTGCTGGGCACCATCAAGGCCCAGCTTGGCCTCGGCGTCGCCGCGATTGGCGGCAAGGACTCCATGTCCGGCACCTTCGAAGAGCTCAGCGTCCCACCGACGGTCATCTCGGTTGCCGTCAGCCACGACGATGCCACTCACATGGTGCCGAACTACTTCAAGGCAGCGGGTCACAAGGTCACGCTCTTCCAGCCGGAGATCGCTGGCGCAGAGGATACTGCGCTGGCCGGCCTGCCCACCCCAGATTCCCTGGTTGCCAACTTCCGCACCGTGACGGAGCTGCTGCGCTCCGGCAAGGTCATCTCCGCTTACACCCCGGGCTTCGGCGGCCCTGCCGAGTCCGTGCTGAAGATGGGCTTGGGCGAGGGCATCGGCTTCGCCTTTACTGACGACGCCCCGCTCTACGACTATGCCTACGGCGCCTTCGTCCTGGAGTGGGCAGACGGCGAGGAGCCAACCGCGGGCTCGGTTATTGGTGAGACCGCCGAGGGCGGCTTCACCTACCGCGGCACCGAGGTTTCCTTTGCCGACGCTGAGGCCGCCTACCTGGGCACTCTCGAAGAGATCTACCCGAGCTTCATTGAGCAGACTGGTTCGGTCTCCCTGGCAGACGCCACTTCTTCGGTCTCCGGATCTGAGGCGCCGACCATCACCCCGACCCACGGTGGCGCCAAGGCTTCCGCTCTCATCCCGGTCTTCCCGGGTACCAACTGCGAGTACGACTCCGCCCGCGCGCTGCGTCGCGCTGGCATCGAGCCGGAGATCCTCGTGGTGCGCAACCGCACCCCGGAAGACATCGCTGAGTCCGTCGACCGCATGGCCGCGGCTTTGGATCGCTCCCAGATGCTCTTCCTGCCGGGCGGCTTCTCTGGCGGCGACGAGCCGGACGGTTCCGCGAAGTTCATCACGTCCTTCCTGCGTAACCCGTCGCTTACCGCGGGTGTGCAGGGGCTTCTCGACGAGCGCGGTGGCCTGGTCCTCGGCATCTGCAATGGCTTCCAGGCGCTGATCAAGCTGGGCTTGGTGCCGTTCGGCAAGATTACTGAGCCGGGCACTGAGACCCCGACGCTAACCTTCAACACGATTGGTCGCCACCAGTCGCGTATTTCGCGTGTGCGCGTGGTCAATAACGCATCGCCGTGGCTGTCCAAGATTAACGAGGGTGATGTCTTCACCGTCCCGATTTCTCACGGCGAAGGCCGCATCACCGCTGGTGAGTCCGAATGGGAGCGTCTAAAGGCAGCTGCCGTTACCCAGTACGTCGACGTTGCAGGCAACCCGCTGATGGATATCTCCGTTAACCCGAACGGTGGCCTCTTCGCCCTTGAGGGCATCATGTCCGAGGACGGCCGCGTCCTGGGCAAGATGGGCCACTCTGAACGCATCTCGGCATCTACCTACAAGAACGTGCCGGGCGAGTACGATATGAAGCTCTTCGAGTCTGCAGCAGAGTACTTCCGCAAGTAGTTCCGAGCCCGGCTGGTTGGGTCCCCCTGGTTGGGTCTCATTCCTTGGCTCCCTTTGCTAGCAAAGGGAGCCTTTTTTACCCCAAAACACAAAACTCCACTCGCAATAGGACCCAACCAATGGGACCCAAAGACGGGGACCCAAAGACGGGGACCCAAAGACGGGGACCCAACCGGGGTGGAAGCCTCAGAGCGAATGGAGTTCGTGATGCCCAGGAGAAATCGCGTGAGCGCCGCGACTTAAGCGCCGATTGCGCGCGCGATGGTCTGCGCCCAGCTGACCTTCATCTCGTGTGTAAAGAGCCCGAAGGAGTGCGAACCCTGCTCGCTGTAGTAGCGGTTAACGTTCACGCCGGCGCGGCGCGCGTTGTGCGTGAAGGTCTCGGTGCACTGGTTGGCAACCACCTCAACTGCACGCGGGCCAACGCTGGTCACCGGGTTGATGTTGTTGCCGTCAATTGGACCCGGGTTGCCGGATGCAGAAGCCACGAAGACATCTACACCGCGCAGGCGACCCGGATTGAAGTTCGGGTCATGGTCCGCCCACTGCGGCGAGCCCGGCAGACCCCACGCGTTGAAAGAGGAGCCGCCTCCGTAAGCCATCATTGCCGTCGAGGTCAGAACGCCCGTCGGATCAGAGCGCACTGGGCAGCCAGAGTAGGAAGCGGCCGCCTTGAAACGCTGTGGCGCATGCGCCGCGATATCGAGCGCCGCCGCACCGGTGGAGGAGAGGCCGCCGATGGCATCGCGGCCGGTGCCGTGGAATTCGGCGTCGATAAGCGGCGGAAGCTCCTGGGTCATGTAAGTGTTCCACTTGTTTACGCCCAGGATTGGGTCGGCCTGGTTCCAGTCCGTGTACAGCGAGTATGGGCCGCCAAGCGGCATGACTACGTTGACGTTTTTATCCGCGAACCATGGTCCGACGTCGGTATGCGTCATCCAGTTCATGCCCTCCTGGCCGCCCTGGATGCCAGGCAGGAGATAGAAGCTCGGGCGCGGTTGGTCGCCGCCCGGCAGCAGCACGTTGTTGGTGATGATTTCGCGGTTGGCAGGAGACCATACGTCGACGACCCAGTGGTTGCCGTTGATGTGGCGTTTGCCCACGATCTTGGCCTGGTCACCCAGCCAAGGCTGCGGGTTGGTCACGCGCGAGGAGACCTTCTCTAAGTGGCTCGACTGAGCCATGGCAGGGGTGGTGGTTGAGCCGATCGTCAACGCGAGGACGCCGGCGGCAGCGACGGACTTGAGCAGGGTTCCAATGGAGCGTGAGGAAGTCATAGTGGGAGCAAGTGTACAAGGATTTTTCAGCTTGTATAAGTATTTCCCAGGGAAAGTGGAAAAAAGATTCAACTACTGGGGCAAAAGTGGCACGTGCTATTCGATGTCGAGTGTTTGCCCGAGCGTCGTCTCCCAGGTCTTGTACAGCTGCGCTCCGAAGAAGTCGTAGTCGGTCGAATCCGGCCAGGCCTCGCCGATTTTGGCGCCGGTGCAAAATTTAATACGCATAACAAAATAGTGGGCATTCCCTTGAAAGCGTCCGGCGGGCTCCGTATAGTTACAGCAACGTAAGTTTTCTCCGAAGTGAGGCGGCTACCCATTGATGGCTAACAAGGAAAACACTTTGCTATTAGCAGGGGTGGGGCAGGCGCCACCTGAGGGGCTCGTTGAGCGGCGTTATTTCATCGCTGACCGTGGCCCGCGCCCCCTCACTCGCGGCTGGGGTCACTTCTTTGCCGCGATTTGTTCGGTGATCGCATCTACTGTGCTGATTACCTATTCCTGGATGACGCTGCCCTGGTGGCACGCGCTAGCCGTTACCGTCTACGGCGTCGGCGTAGTGGGCTTGTTTGGCGTGTCCGCCCTTTATCACCGTTGGCCATGGCCGAGTTTGCGGGCAGTGCGTTGGTGGCGTCGGGCGGATCACGCAACCATCGCTGTTTTTATTGCGGCGACGTATACGCCGCTGTGTGCCATCGTCTTAGACGTGAAGCAGGCATCGCTCATGTTGGCTATTGCTTGGGCTGGGGCAATATTGGGTGTCATCCTGAATCTGTTGTGGATAGACCATCCACGCTGGCTCGATGTGGTGGTCTATCTGGCATTGGGATGGTTGGTGGTCCCACTCATTCCCACCCTGTGGGGTGCCGCTGGCGCCGTAGTTGTGTGGCTGCTTTTTGCCGGCGGAGTGATCTATTCGCTCGGCGCTTTGGCTTATGGCTTCAAATGGCCGGGCCGCAACGCCCGGTGGTATGGCTACCACGAGCACTTCCACAGCGCGACTATCGCGGCTGCGGTTGTGCACATGGTGGCCATTTGGATGGTCGTGGCGGCCTAGGCGTTCAATTGGGGGCAGGCACCTAATCGCGCAGCGGGTCCACACCGGCTTCGGTGAGCATCGGAATGTTGGATACCTCGGAAGGCAGGCCGAACGCGTCAACAAGAACCACGGACCACGGTGCCAAAGAATCCACCAGATCATTGATTGCAGCGCGGGCGGCCTTCATACGGCCGGCCGGAAGCAAGTTGTGCTCCTGATACCAGCCGGCGTGCTCGACCAGCGTGGACAGAACGAATAGGTGACGTAGCTGCTCAAAGACCTGGCGTGCGAGGGAACCTACCTCCAGGCGGTCTTCCGCCTCAATCATCGCTTGGACCAGCAGCGTATCTACACGGGCCCAGCCTGCCGCGATGAGGTGATCCTGGCACTGGTCCACGATGGCGGCTGCCTGCACCTTGTCGGCCTTGCGGGCCGGCTGGATGCGACGAACGAGAGAAAGCAGGACGGACTGGGCACGGTCGTCGATGAGCTTGGCTTGGTAGACGGCGTCGAAAAGCGATGCCTCGTTCGGATTGACCAGGTCCACCAGGCCCTGCAGGCGCGTGGTGAAACCAGTGCGGCGGCGGACCACTTCAGTGGCGGTCGTAGCGGCATAGCGCACGGTATCCCATGGAGACATGTCATTCATCGCACGACCGTAAGCGGTGAGCAAGTTCTTGCCCACCATCTGAATCAGCACGGTGTTATCGCCCTCAAAGGTGGCGAAGACATCGGAGTCGGCGCGGTAGGTGGTCAGGCGGTTTTCTGACATATAACCTGCGCCGCCGCAGGCCTCACGGCATTCCTGAATCGTGCGGATGGCGTGCTGGGTTTGTGCGGCTTTAATCGCGCCGGCCAAAGACTCCATCTCGCGGGAGGCATACTTTTGCTCCTCTGTGGGCGTGGTCACGGACCACGAGCCTGCCTCCTGGCTGTCATTCATCTCCTGGTAGCGCTCCAGAATTTGGTTGTGCAGCAGGTGCAGCGCATAAGAGCGCGCCAGCGGGATGAGCAGGCGGCGGCGGTGCTGGCGGTGATCGATAAGGTGCTTTTCGGCGCCGGTTGCGCCTTCGAATTGGCGGCGGCGGTTGGCGTAGCGCACCGCGATGTCTAGCGAGGCCTCCGTGGCGGCGCCCGCGGCACCAGCCACGCCCATGCGCCCGCGGATCAGCGTGCCGAGCATGGTGAAGAAGCGGGCGTTGGGGTTTTCAATCGGCGAGGAATACCTGCCCTTTTCATCGACGTCTGCGAAGCGGTTGAGCAGGTTCACACGCGGTACGCGCACGTTGTCGAAGCGGAGCGTGCCATTATCGACGCCCACGAGTCCACCCTTGTGGCCGTGATCGCCCAAGGTGATGCCCGGCAGCGCGTTGCCTTGCTCGTCACGAATCGGAACGATGATGGCGTGCACGCCGTGGGTGCGGCCATCGCTTTCCGGGGTCATAAGCTGCGTGAACACGACGGCGGCACGGCCGTCCTGGGCGGCGTTGCCGATGTAGTTCTTCACCGCGGTATCGCTCGGGGTATTGATGATGAATTCATCGGTTTCCGGGTCGTAGTTCGCCGTGGTCTCAAGGGATTGCACATCAGAGCCGTGGCCGCGTTCGGTCATGGCGAAACAACCAGGTAGCTCCAGGGATGCGGCCTTTTGAATCCACTCGATGTGGCGCTCGGTGCCGAGCTGGTCGAGGGCGCCGCCCCACAGTC
Coding sequences:
- a CDS encoding acyl-CoA dehydrogenase family protein codes for the protein MALLKTQSKDSSAASSTEANRANLRSTTAQAEPRSPRRLPKTPKPSVATELGNLLDGPHAAFRQELRKFINDPELFPHPDLSVAEQRAHTFNNLAKVRDFGGFQKGLRRDNGGPGKPILSTFTLEGLAWVDGSLAIKSGVQWGLWGGALDQLGTERHIEWIQKAASLELPGCFAMTERGHGSDVQSLETTANYDPETDEFIINTPSDTAVKNYIGNAAQDGRAAVVFTQLMTPESDGRTHGVHAIIVPIRDEQGNALPGITLGDHGHKGGLVGVDNGTLRFDNVRVPRVNLLNRFADVDEKGRYSSPIENPNARFFTMLGTLIRGRMGVAGAAGAATEASLDIAVRYANRRRQFEGATGAEKHLIDHRQHRRRLLIPLARSYALHLLHNQILERYQEMNDSQEAGSWSVTTPTEEQKYASREMESLAGAIKAAQTQHAIRTIQECREACGGAGYMSENRLTTYRADSDVFATFEGDNTVLIQMVGKNLLTAYGRAMNDMSPWDTVRYAATTATEVVRRRTGFTTRLQGLVDLVNPNEASLFDAVYQAKLIDDRAQSVLLSLVRRIQPARKADKVQAAAIVDQCQDHLIAAGWARVDTLLVQAMIEAEDRLEVGSLARQVFEQLRHLFVLSTLVEHAGWYQEHNLLPAGRMKAARAAINDLVDSLAPWSVVLVDAFGLPSEVSNIPMLTEAGVDPLRD